A single region of the Halobacterium wangiae genome encodes:
- the dph2 gene encoding diphthamide biosynthesis enzyme Dph2, translating into MSHEETRSAGDLRNTGLSLKHDRTWDYELDRIVEEVEERGAEKVGLQFPEGLKRRGPAVADDLRQLLPDDVRILISGQPCYGACDLDTYMMRRTDVFVHFGHSPMKESEKIIYVPLFSNVEVEPIMEQALDELEVGDVGLVTTAQHMNRFEEMREYLEERDFDVHTRRGDDRLTNEGQVLGCNYASADIDADQVLYVGGGKFHPLGLAMEHPDKKVVIADPVNNAISVADTEQFLKQRYASVHKAMDAETWGVIFCTKIGQGRWDQANEIVENNENAYLITMDEVTPDRLTNFGMDAYVNTGCPRITTDDGPQFKKPMLTPGEYEIAVGNKPLDELSFDTFHGTW; encoded by the coding sequence ATGAGCCACGAAGAGACGCGTTCGGCGGGAGACCTCCGGAACACGGGCCTCTCCCTGAAACACGACCGGACGTGGGACTACGAACTCGACCGCATCGTCGAGGAGGTCGAGGAGCGCGGCGCGGAGAAGGTGGGGCTCCAGTTCCCCGAGGGGCTGAAGCGGCGCGGGCCGGCCGTCGCGGACGACCTCAGGCAGTTGCTCCCCGACGACGTGCGCATCCTCATCTCGGGGCAGCCGTGTTACGGCGCCTGCGACCTCGACACCTACATGATGCGGCGGACGGACGTCTTCGTCCACTTCGGGCACTCCCCGATGAAGGAGTCAGAGAAGATCATCTACGTGCCGCTGTTCTCGAACGTCGAGGTCGAACCCATCATGGAGCAGGCCCTCGACGAACTCGAGGTCGGGGACGTCGGCCTCGTCACGACGGCCCAGCACATGAACCGCTTCGAGGAGATGCGGGAGTACCTCGAGGAACGGGACTTCGACGTCCACACGCGCCGCGGCGACGACCGCCTCACCAACGAGGGGCAGGTCCTGGGCTGCAACTACGCGAGCGCCGACATCGACGCCGACCAGGTGCTGTACGTCGGCGGCGGGAAGTTCCACCCCCTCGGCCTGGCGATGGAACACCCCGACAAGAAAGTCGTCATCGCGGACCCCGTGAACAACGCCATCTCCGTCGCGGACACCGAGCAGTTCCTGAAACAGCGCTACGCCTCCGTCCACAAGGCGATGGACGCCGAGACGTGGGGCGTCATCTTCTGCACGAAGATCGGGCAGGGTCGCTGGGACCAGGCCAACGAGATCGTCGAGAACAACGAGAACGCCTACCTCATCACGATGGACGAGGTCACGCCGGACCGCCTCACGAACTTCGGGATGGACGCCTACGTCAACACCGGCTGTCCGCGCATCACCACCGACGACGGCCCGCAGTTCAAGAAGCCGATGCTCACGCCCGGCGAGTACGAGATTGCCGTGGGCAACAAACCACTCGACGAACTCTCCTTCGACACGTTCCACGGCACCTGGTAG
- a CDS encoding nitroreductase family deazaflavin-dependent oxidoreductase: MPRTAPPWWLVLSLRFAATRVGTWVLSQTLPRIDRALQSVSGGRLSISRVLSTTGVPIVELTTVGAKSGKRRSVPVLGYRDGREWVVVASNWGREAHPAWYHNLRANPEVELAFRGETDQYVAREVTGAERAAYWRRLRELNPELEPYQERSGDRDLPVVVLTPKPMAQARTAPGSLHNV, translated from the coding sequence ATGCCACGAACTGCTCCGCCGTGGTGGCTGGTGTTGTCGCTGCGGTTCGCGGCCACACGAGTCGGCACGTGGGTGCTGTCGCAGACACTCCCACGTATCGACAGAGCGCTGCAGAGCGTCTCTGGCGGTCGACTCTCCATCTCCAGGGTGCTGTCGACCACAGGTGTCCCCATCGTCGAGCTGACGACCGTCGGCGCGAAGAGTGGGAAACGGCGTAGCGTCCCAGTGCTCGGGTACCGAGACGGCAGGGAGTGGGTCGTCGTCGCCTCCAACTGGGGCCGGGAGGCGCACCCCGCCTGGTACCACAACCTGAGAGCCAATCCGGAGGTCGAACTGGCCTTCCGGGGCGAGACGGACCAGTACGTCGCTCGGGAGGTGACCGGGGCGGAACGGGCCGCGTACTGGCGACGGCTGCGTGAGCTCAACCCGGAACTCGAACCATACCAGGAGCGGTCGGGCGACCGAGACCTGCCCGTCGTCGTCCTCACTCCCAAACCGATGGCGCAGGCGAGAACGGCCCCAGGGAGCCTACACAACGTCTAA
- a CDS encoding YlbF family regulator, with product MSVDSDAAAATETTDAEALARQLGEAITELPEYQAFEEAKRNVETSEEVQERIGEFEEIRQEFMLARQTGDATQEDVERVQEAQAHLHDHPAMAEYLDAQDAVQETFESLNDVISEPLEVDFVGESGACCQD from the coding sequence ATGAGTGTCGATTCCGACGCCGCGGCCGCGACCGAGACCACAGACGCAGAGGCGCTCGCGCGCCAGCTCGGCGAAGCGATCACGGAACTCCCGGAGTACCAGGCCTTCGAGGAGGCGAAACGGAACGTCGAGACGAGCGAGGAGGTCCAGGAACGGATCGGCGAGTTCGAGGAGATCCGCCAGGAGTTCATGCTCGCCCGCCAGACGGGTGACGCGACCCAGGAGGACGTCGAGCGCGTCCAGGAGGCACAGGCCCACCTCCACGATCACCCCGCGATGGCGGAGTACCTCGACGCCCAGGACGCCGTCCAGGAGACCTTCGAGTCGCTCAACGACGTCATCTCCGAGCCGCTCGAGGTCGACTTCGTCGGCGAGTCCGGCGCCTGCTGCCAGGACTGA
- a CDS encoding helix-turn-helix domain-containing protein, with the protein MSIIVEFTLSSPRLVLTEAMTSAPEVSIRVESVDGVPPEDVVTMLWATGGDLEAFDDAIRADPTVTDVALLDAFEGRRLYRYRVADEVEVQMYSSWIEVGAAQLHIGANDGEWYNRVRFPDRDALREFQARASEEDVQFTVHSIYDEPAAPDEAYLTEAQAEALELALETGYLEVPREASLSDVADELGVSEQSVSERLRRATRNLARDAVDSQS; encoded by the coding sequence ATGAGCATCATCGTAGAGTTCACGCTCAGTTCGCCGCGCCTCGTGCTGACGGAGGCGATGACGAGCGCACCGGAAGTCTCCATTCGCGTCGAGTCCGTCGACGGCGTCCCACCGGAGGACGTCGTGACGATGCTGTGGGCCACCGGCGGCGACCTGGAGGCCTTCGACGACGCCATCCGTGCGGACCCGACGGTCACGGACGTCGCGTTGCTCGACGCCTTCGAAGGGCGACGGCTCTACCGGTACCGGGTCGCCGACGAGGTGGAGGTCCAGATGTACAGCAGCTGGATCGAGGTAGGTGCCGCACAGCTCCACATCGGCGCCAACGACGGCGAGTGGTACAACAGGGTACGGTTCCCCGACCGCGACGCGCTCCGGGAGTTCCAGGCGCGGGCCAGCGAGGAGGACGTCCAGTTCACGGTGCACAGCATCTACGATGAGCCGGCTGCTCCGGACGAGGCCTACCTGACAGAGGCTCAGGCGGAAGCCCTCGAACTCGCCCTCGAGACCGGCTACCTCGAGGTGCCGCGGGAGGCGTCGCTGTCGGACGTCGCGGACGAACTCGGCGTCTCAGAACAGTCGGTATCCGAACGGTTGCGCCGCGCGACGCGGAACCTCGCGCGTGACGCCGTCGACAGTCAGTCCTGA
- a CDS encoding MBL fold metallo-hydrolase, which yields MVHSDWGDWLPEAVADAEPEGVAVWYLGCNGFVLKGSEGTTLFVDPYFGTGDPPRTIRMVPVPMNPRDVTEADAVFATHEHSDHVHGPSQAPILAETGAGFYGPDDSVAIARDEEEWHDRYAVQADQYNVVEEGDTLEVGEFTVHVEVAHDPDATHPVSYVFEHDAGTVFHGGDTKPSEELERVGEDYDVDLGILAFGSVGQIPDKQTREPKRTRWYSDENQIVEAASALQFDRLLPSHWDMWKGLTADPEALHHHVRSFEHPRRLEIAEIGDRVDVGDSS from the coding sequence ATGGTACACTCCGACTGGGGCGACTGGCTGCCCGAGGCCGTCGCCGACGCAGAACCCGAGGGCGTGGCGGTCTGGTATCTGGGCTGCAACGGATTCGTGCTCAAGGGCAGCGAGGGGACGACCCTGTTCGTCGACCCCTACTTCGGCACCGGCGACCCGCCACGTACGATCCGGATGGTCCCCGTCCCGATGAACCCGCGCGACGTCACCGAGGCCGACGCCGTGTTCGCGACCCACGAGCACTCCGACCACGTCCACGGGCCGAGCCAGGCGCCGATTCTCGCGGAGACTGGCGCGGGGTTCTACGGACCGGACGACTCGGTGGCGATCGCTCGCGACGAGGAGGAGTGGCACGACCGCTACGCCGTGCAGGCAGACCAGTACAACGTCGTCGAGGAGGGCGACACCCTCGAGGTCGGCGAATTCACCGTCCACGTGGAGGTTGCCCACGACCCGGACGCGACCCACCCCGTGTCCTACGTCTTCGAGCACGACGCCGGCACCGTCTTCCACGGTGGCGACACCAAGCCCAGCGAGGAACTCGAACGCGTCGGCGAGGACTACGACGTCGACCTGGGCATCCTCGCGTTCGGCTCCGTCGGGCAGATTCCCGACAAGCAGACGCGCGAACCGAAGCGCACGCGCTGGTACAGCGACGAGAACCAGATCGTCGAGGCGGCCAGCGCGCTCCAGTTCGACCGCCTGCTCCCCTCCCACTGGGACATGTGGAAGGGACTGACCGCGGACCCGGAGGCGCTGCACCACCACGTCCGGAGTTTCGAGCACCCGCGACGCCTCGAGATCGCCGAGATCGGGGACCGGGTGGACGTCGGTGACAGCTCGTGA
- a CDS encoding AI-2E family transporter, giving the protein MVEARTRSQQPGIGWWILGLAIFGVLVWIGLQNVGWIVFGLFTYYVARPISRRLQRHLPSRSLAAVLTLGLIVVPILVFVTAFLAIALGQILRFLSSETVEAVVRDLPFSVADLPSDPVETVVVILQDPAVTPVLDQFGVAVGVVATTLFNVSLVLILAFFLLTEDRRLAEWFETNVFGSESPSVGYLRGVDRGLTSVYFGYSLTIFAVIVLAAVIYTVFNLVAPAPLQIPTALLLAVVTGLFTLVPLVGRSVVYAFIVAFLALRSYDADPSLLWIPVAFYLFMAVVFDNVVRTYIRPSLSGERYHMGLVMFAYLLGPALFGWYGIFLGPLVMVVVAEFTIHILPRLARPEPPETGTEDELRDASDVAGSTPENGESPGVDSEEESEG; this is encoded by the coding sequence ATGGTCGAAGCGAGGACCCGGTCACAGCAGCCGGGGATCGGCTGGTGGATTCTCGGCCTCGCGATCTTCGGGGTGCTCGTCTGGATCGGACTCCAGAACGTCGGCTGGATCGTGTTCGGGTTGTTCACCTACTACGTCGCGCGCCCCATCTCGCGCCGACTCCAGCGCCACCTCCCCTCCCGGTCGCTGGCGGCCGTGCTCACACTGGGCCTCATCGTCGTCCCCATCCTCGTGTTCGTCACGGCGTTCCTCGCCATCGCGCTGGGACAGATACTCAGGTTCCTCTCCTCGGAGACCGTCGAAGCCGTCGTCAGGGACCTCCCGTTCTCGGTCGCGGATCTCCCCTCGGACCCCGTCGAGACCGTCGTCGTGATACTCCAGGACCCCGCTGTCACGCCGGTGCTCGACCAGTTCGGTGTCGCGGTCGGCGTGGTCGCGACGACGCTGTTCAACGTCTCCCTCGTGCTCATCCTGGCGTTCTTCCTGCTCACCGAAGACCGGCGGCTGGCGGAGTGGTTCGAGACCAACGTCTTCGGGTCGGAATCGCCGAGCGTCGGCTACCTCCGTGGCGTCGACCGGGGCCTGACGTCGGTCTACTTCGGGTACTCCCTCACGATATTCGCCGTCATCGTCCTGGCGGCAGTCATCTACACCGTCTTCAATCTCGTCGCACCGGCCCCCCTCCAGATTCCGACGGCGTTGCTGCTGGCCGTCGTCACCGGTCTGTTCACCCTCGTGCCGCTCGTCGGTCGCTCTGTCGTGTACGCGTTCATCGTCGCGTTCCTGGCGCTGCGGTCCTACGACGCCGACCCCTCGCTCCTCTGGATCCCCGTCGCGTTCTACCTCTTCATGGCCGTGGTGTTCGACAACGTCGTCCGGACGTACATCCGACCGTCCCTCTCGGGCGAACGGTACCACATGGGACTGGTCATGTTCGCGTACCTCCTCGGCCCCGCGCTGTTCGGGTGGTACGGTATCTTCCTCGGGCCGCTCGTGATGGTGGTCGTCGCAGAGTTCACGATCCACATCCTCCCACGACTCGCGCGACCCGAACCCCCCGAGACTGGAACCGAGGACGAACTTCGGGACGCCAGCGACGTAGCCGGCAGCACGCCGGAGAACGGCGAATCTCCCGGGGTCGACAGCGAGGAGGAATCGGAGGGCTGA
- a CDS encoding HTTM domain-containing protein — protein MKLRDVVGRRFGADTRALAAFRVALAGLVLADLALRSRSLVAFYTDAGVMPRQLLFERYPEVSQFSVHALSGAAWVQGALFVLAAVVALAMLVGYRTTLATAVTGLLLVSLHYRNPMVLNGGDILFRMLFLWAIFLPLGERWSVDAVRSDGHRRRALSVATAGVLLQVVVVYSVNAALKLRSDVWKSGEAIEYVFSLDMFVVGMGDTLAQYPELLAAFDRLWISLVAGSFLLLVLTGWLRAALVGLFAAMHIGMATSMQLGLFPLISVAALLPFLPSVFWDRLPARGAVPVLRDVPVSRWEHRLGETLPPFALPTPPERVRLWWRRSLSGGLAVVLVVVLVWNAATVGFVAIPQDAPVNSDPSPRWNMFAPAPLGTDAWFTAPATLDSGERVDAFQGGTFEWEKPPDVSATYPSARWRKYLTNVHRSNSPELSSQFAGYLCERWDARHDSALRNVSVYAVLQPTRLDGPEPTRRVELAERNCSG, from the coding sequence GTGAAGCTTCGGGACGTAGTCGGGCGGCGATTCGGCGCGGACACGCGAGCGCTGGCTGCGTTCCGCGTCGCGCTCGCCGGTCTCGTCCTCGCCGACCTCGCACTCCGCTCGCGGAGCCTCGTCGCGTTCTACACGGACGCCGGCGTGATGCCGCGGCAGTTGCTGTTCGAGCGGTACCCGGAGGTCAGTCAGTTCTCCGTCCACGCGCTGTCTGGCGCGGCGTGGGTGCAGGGAGCGCTGTTCGTGCTCGCCGCGGTCGTGGCGCTCGCCATGCTCGTCGGCTACCGGACGACGCTCGCGACGGCGGTCACCGGTCTACTGCTCGTCTCCCTCCACTACCGGAACCCGATGGTGTTGAACGGCGGCGACATCCTCTTCCGGATGCTGTTCCTGTGGGCCATCTTCCTCCCGCTCGGCGAACGCTGGTCCGTCGACGCCGTCCGCAGCGACGGCCACCGACGTCGGGCGTTGTCTGTCGCGACCGCCGGCGTCCTCCTGCAGGTCGTGGTCGTCTACTCCGTGAACGCGGCGCTGAAGCTCCGGAGCGACGTGTGGAAGAGCGGCGAGGCCATCGAGTACGTCTTCAGCCTCGACATGTTCGTCGTCGGGATGGGCGACACACTCGCCCAGTACCCCGAACTCCTCGCGGCGTTCGACCGCCTGTGGATATCGCTGGTCGCTGGTTCGTTCCTGCTGCTCGTGCTGACGGGCTGGCTGCGTGCCGCGCTCGTCGGACTGTTCGCGGCGATGCACATCGGGATGGCCACGTCGATGCAGCTCGGCCTGTTCCCGCTCATCTCCGTCGCGGCACTGCTGCCGTTCCTCCCGTCCGTATTCTGGGACCGACTTCCCGCTCGCGGGGCCGTCCCGGTGCTTCGCGACGTGCCGGTCTCCCGCTGGGAGCACCGGTTAGGGGAGACGCTCCCGCCGTTCGCACTCCCGACGCCACCGGAGCGAGTTCGGCTGTGGTGGCGCCGTTCGCTCTCTGGCGGACTCGCAGTCGTCCTGGTGGTCGTGCTCGTCTGGAACGCGGCTACCGTCGGCTTCGTGGCGATCCCCCAGGACGCGCCGGTGAACAGCGACCCGTCGCCTCGGTGGAACATGTTCGCGCCCGCGCCGCTCGGGACCGACGCGTGGTTCACTGCACCCGCGACGCTGGACTCCGGGGAGCGCGTCGACGCGTTCCAGGGTGGCACGTTCGAGTGGGAGAAGCCGCCGGACGTCTCGGCCACCTACCCGAGCGCGCGCTGGCGGAAGTACCTCACGAACGTGCACCGCTCGAACTCCCCGGAACTGTCCTCGCAGTTCGCCGGGTACCTCTGTGAGCGCTGGGACGCCCGCCACGACAGCGCGCTCCGGAACGTCAGCGTCTACGCCGTCCTCCAGCCGACGCGCCTCGACGGACCGGAGCCGACCCGACGCGTCGAACTCGCCGAACGGAACTGTAGTGGCTGA
- a CDS encoding class I SAM-dependent methyltransferase, with translation MTDADSEGRERSTYTWSAGRYPSLAPNFLPAIARVVSAAGIDPGNRVLDVGCGTGNAALTARRAGAEVVGVDVTLPMLDLAREGAALADFEDIEWVAGDAEALPFPEDSFDAVLSNFGHVFSPQASVAGSEMVRVARDGGRVAFTAWSPNGLVGALTDVLDDHVAHENHDPWAHLRWGDPEFVREQLGEHCELSFQRRIARFRYVSPQHFWREFAEESGPLSPALRQLDEPDAREALRSDALATLDEWFADNAVRVEYLQVRGIVGSDASAAVE, from the coding sequence ATGACAGACGCCGACAGCGAGGGGCGAGAGCGGTCGACGTACACGTGGTCCGCGGGCCGGTACCCGTCGCTCGCGCCGAACTTCCTGCCCGCCATCGCCCGGGTCGTGAGCGCCGCGGGCATCGACCCCGGCAACAGGGTACTCGATGTCGGCTGTGGGACGGGCAACGCCGCGCTGACCGCGCGCCGTGCTGGCGCGGAGGTAGTCGGCGTCGACGTCACGCTGCCGATGCTCGACCTCGCTCGCGAGGGCGCCGCGCTCGCGGACTTCGAGGACATCGAGTGGGTCGCCGGGGACGCCGAGGCGCTCCCGTTCCCCGAGGACAGCTTCGACGCGGTGCTGTCGAACTTCGGGCACGTCTTCTCCCCGCAGGCGAGTGTCGCTGGCAGCGAGATGGTCCGGGTCGCGCGGGACGGCGGTCGGGTCGCGTTCACCGCGTGGTCGCCGAACGGCCTCGTCGGGGCACTCACCGACGTCCTCGACGACCACGTCGCCCACGAGAACCACGACCCGTGGGCCCACCTCCGGTGGGGGGACCCAGAGTTCGTCCGGGAGCAACTGGGCGAACACTGCGAACTCTCCTTCCAGCGACGCATCGCGCGATTCCGGTACGTCTCCCCGCAGCACTTCTGGCGGGAGTTCGCCGAGGAGTCCGGTCCACTCTCCCCGGCGCTCCGACAGCTCGACGAACCGGACGCCCGAGAAGCGCTCCGCTCGGACGCGCTCGCGACGCTCGACGAGTGGTTCGCCGACAACGCGGTCCGCGTCGAGTACCTGCAGGTCCGGGGTATCGTCGGGAGCGACGCGTCGGCAGCCGTCGAGTAG
- a CDS encoding helix-turn-helix domain-containing protein: MSKLEGVSATDLRDALADADDAKAAKRLLVALAYQDGVPVATLSDRYGVPESTIYYWLDRFDTNSLEDAARDDPRPGRPPRLSDSQRDSVAKWLEDPPTAYGLETDEWTPELLRNRISDAFGVDYSLGHVRRLCRTLGPSE; encoded by the coding sequence ATGAGCAAGCTCGAGGGGGTATCGGCGACGGACCTCCGGGACGCCCTCGCCGACGCCGACGACGCGAAAGCCGCGAAACGCCTGCTGGTCGCGCTCGCGTACCAGGACGGCGTTCCAGTCGCCACGCTGAGCGACAGGTACGGCGTCCCCGAGTCGACGATCTACTACTGGCTCGACCGGTTCGACACGAACTCGTTGGAGGACGCTGCCAGGGACGACCCGCGACCCGGACGGCCCCCGAGACTCTCGGACTCCCAGCGAGATTCCGTCGCGAAGTGGCTCGAAGACCCGCCGACGGCGTACGGCCTGGAGACAGACGAGTGGACTCCCGAACTGCTCAGGAATCGGATCTCGGACGCGTTCGGCGTCGACTACTCACTGGGCCACGTGCGGCGCCTCTGCCGGACGCTGGGACCCAGTGAGTAG
- a CDS encoding archaea-specific SMC-related protein, with amino-acid sequence MGVGETKLSDGRIRVENVGGIEATDVEFTTGVNLLVGRNATNRTSLLQAFMAAIGSDNVTVKGDADDAVVELMFDGETYTRRLHRRSGAVAADGEPYLDDPELGDLFAFLLESNEVRRAVERGDELHDIILRPMDTDEIEAEIDRLVAERDRIEDELEEIDQRKAELPQKERRREELEDEIAETTAELEAKEAELAAVDDVEQRQQQKAELQSKLDELSSLRSELQDVRYELETERERLSGLETERAEVRREREELPETPDGELETIESEIKTLRERKQRLESEASELRSVINFNEDVLADTGPEALSALAESSDDVTEQLLDGDDVACWTCGSTVDRAQVEGTIDQLQSVSSEKLDEVTEVEAEIKEKQARQRELRAAEQERKRADRRLGELDDEIERCESTIDRLADRRDSLVADVESVEADVEELEATEYSEVLEHHRDANQLEYELGRLEQDLEAVEDEIAAIEARLREEDDLNAQHGEVEAAITDLRTKIERVERDAVEEFNDHMETVLEMLDYDNLDRIWLERREREVTEGRRTVTKTAFDLHVVRTTESGTVYEDTVDHLSESEREITGLVLALAGYLAHEVYEDVPFILLDSLEAIDSDRIAALVDYVSDYADYLVVALLTEDAAAVDSQHRRITEI; translated from the coding sequence ATGGGTGTCGGAGAGACGAAACTGTCTGACGGGCGCATTCGGGTCGAGAACGTCGGCGGAATCGAGGCGACAGACGTCGAGTTCACGACGGGTGTGAACCTCCTCGTCGGCCGGAACGCGACGAACCGGACGTCACTGTTGCAAGCGTTCATGGCGGCCATCGGCAGCGACAACGTTACCGTCAAAGGTGACGCGGACGACGCCGTCGTCGAACTCATGTTCGACGGCGAGACCTACACGCGACGTCTGCACCGCCGGTCTGGGGCCGTCGCCGCGGACGGCGAACCGTACCTCGACGACCCGGAGCTCGGGGACCTCTTTGCGTTCCTGCTCGAGTCGAACGAGGTTCGCCGTGCCGTCGAGCGTGGGGACGAACTCCACGACATCATCCTCCGGCCGATGGACACCGACGAGATCGAAGCGGAGATCGACCGACTCGTCGCGGAGCGCGACCGGATCGAGGACGAACTCGAGGAGATCGATCAGCGCAAGGCCGAACTCCCGCAGAAGGAACGGCGCCGCGAGGAACTCGAGGACGAGATCGCGGAGACGACCGCGGAACTCGAGGCGAAGGAGGCCGAACTGGCGGCCGTCGACGACGTCGAACAGCGCCAGCAGCAGAAGGCGGAACTGCAGTCGAAACTCGACGAGTTGAGTTCCCTGCGCTCGGAGTTACAGGACGTCCGGTACGAACTTGAGACCGAGCGCGAGCGACTGTCCGGCCTGGAGACCGAGCGCGCCGAGGTACGGCGAGAGCGCGAGGAACTCCCGGAGACGCCGGACGGCGAACTGGAGACCATCGAGTCGGAGATCAAGACGCTGCGCGAGCGGAAACAGCGACTGGAGTCCGAGGCGTCGGAGCTCCGGAGCGTCATCAACTTCAACGAGGACGTCCTCGCCGACACCGGGCCCGAGGCACTGTCGGCGCTCGCTGAGTCCAGCGACGACGTCACGGAGCAGCTCCTCGACGGAGACGACGTCGCCTGCTGGACGTGTGGCAGCACCGTCGACCGCGCGCAGGTCGAGGGCACGATAGACCAGTTACAGTCTGTCAGCTCGGAGAAGCTCGACGAGGTTACCGAGGTCGAGGCCGAGATCAAGGAGAAGCAGGCCCGCCAGCGCGAACTGAGAGCGGCCGAGCAGGAGCGCAAGCGCGCCGACCGGCGTCTCGGTGAACTGGACGACGAAATCGAGCGCTGCGAGTCGACCATCGACCGCCTGGCGGACCGCCGCGACTCGCTCGTGGCGGACGTCGAGTCCGTGGAGGCCGACGTCGAGGAACTCGAGGCCACGGAGTACAGCGAGGTGCTCGAACACCACCGTGATGCCAACCAGCTAGAGTACGAACTCGGCCGACTGGAACAGGACCTCGAGGCCGTCGAGGACGAGATCGCGGCCATCGAAGCCCGCCTCCGCGAGGAGGACGATCTGAACGCCCAGCACGGGGAGGTCGAGGCCGCGATCACCGACCTGCGGACGAAGATCGAACGCGTCGAGCGGGACGCCGTCGAGGAGTTCAACGACCACATGGAGACGGTCCTCGAGATGCTCGACTACGACAACCTCGACCGCATCTGGCTGGAGCGCCGCGAGCGCGAGGTGACCGAAGGTCGTCGGACCGTGACGAAGACGGCGTTCGACCTGCACGTCGTTCGGACGACGGAGTCCGGCACCGTCTACGAAGACACCGTCGACCACCTCTCGGAGAGCGAGCGCGAGATCACCGGGCTCGTCCTGGCGCTCGCCGGCTACCTCGCCCACGAGGTGTACGAGGACGTCCCGTTCATCCTGCTGGACTCCCTGGAGGCCATCGACTCCGACCGCATCGCGGCGCTCGTCGACTACGTCAGCGACTACGCGGACTACCTCGTCGTCGCCCTCCTCACCGAGGACGCCGCGGCCGTCGACTCGCAGCACCGTCGGATCACGGAGATCTGA
- the rdfA gene encoding rod-determining factor RdfA has protein sequence MARVIDEYGLDDLGDELEGRWTATGDDHWSLRDLATHLNEELVRERLHDAGTNPSTADVESALRALTDDETGAAEQTQLRRRLQRAGVDVESLAGDLVTYQAVRSYLQDYRDASYEPDATDPVDAATATIQKLRGRLVSVTESKLEGLRKTSRLTLGEFRVIVDLHVLCTECNSQQNVTSLLAAGGCECEETD, from the coding sequence GTGGCACGGGTCATTGACGAGTACGGTCTCGACGACCTCGGCGACGAACTGGAGGGGCGGTGGACGGCGACCGGCGACGACCACTGGAGCCTGCGGGACCTCGCGACACACCTCAACGAGGAACTGGTGAGAGAACGGCTGCACGACGCCGGAACGAATCCGTCCACCGCCGACGTCGAGAGCGCGTTACGGGCACTGACGGACGACGAGACCGGGGCCGCCGAACAGACCCAGCTCCGCCGTCGCCTCCAGCGAGCGGGCGTCGACGTCGAATCACTCGCCGGCGACCTGGTCACCTACCAGGCGGTTCGGAGCTACCTGCAGGACTACCGGGACGCGTCGTACGAACCAGACGCGACCGACCCCGTAGACGCCGCCACGGCCACCATCCAGAAACTCCGCGGGCGCCTCGTCTCAGTCACCGAGTCGAAACTGGAGGGACTCCGGAAGACGTCCCGCCTCACGCTCGGCGAGTTCCGCGTCATCGTCGACCTCCACGTCCTCTGCACGGAGTGCAACAGCCAGCAGAACGTCACCTCGCTGCTCGCGGCAGGAGGCTGTGAGTGCGAGGAGACGGACTGA